The following are encoded in a window of Fretibacter rubidus genomic DNA:
- a CDS encoding TonB-dependent receptor has product MSVFKQNYKSGLTASVAIIGAMLMADAAIAQVNEDDEIIVTARRQAETLIEVPVAVAAFNEAAIEDLGLRSVDDVARHTAGFSFSQAFGRTTERPVIRGAANILAGVQFGVESGAAYFIDGVYYSGDLQALDTRGLERVEVIKGAQSALYGRNTYSGAVNFITKRPSKDGFEGSAEALVAEDGEVEVYGRISNSLADNRLGFSLSGRYYEYGGDSAWINADGGEQLGKEQTLSFNAVVDADFSDNFSVLARLGYVEDRDGARPFSLVGAENNNCFPGYRSGAYYNPNHLSFLNPPFAGIFPDSVTTDSTFQYFCGNLSQFEDQAPAQTLSSGPIQGVIRDMTFGTLKADYDLDNGYTVMAQAGFRAQDIIAGSDSTHQVGTMNFFPISPFFSIPQADGLFYNAALSESFDYSGELRVASPAEARVRWSAGGFYYKSEDDRFSVSFANTAPDFIGGLGDTLTVENKAIFATLDFDVTEQLSLSFEARYQEEEKGLIDRAESVITYDEVAKSSDFIPKAIISYDMANGASLYGSYAHGVKPGGINGPIGIPTNNESYLPEESDSFEIGFKTRTGDGKGQITLAAFFNDISQYQLTTPVAVAGSTAVNSVATNQGNAEIMGFEFEGFYDLTDNLTLGGTYAYTDAEFTSGCDDFQFTLNSGGYLISPFDQSNPPSVGTIRGSADPNNPTFDPDGLFTGNLSCSIAGNKIPMTSEHQASIYSRFEMPVNDTMNFFTNADLTYESSKFIQVHNGMETGGATLLGAQIGVKFDSGLRMEIFGRNILNERTPPIATRWFDFFEGFSTISASTPGATSVDRNPTGPRGTFISYRRGSQFGVRVKADF; this is encoded by the coding sequence ATGAGCGTTTTCAAACAAAATTATAAATCAGGTTTAACAGCATCCGTCGCCATTATCGGCGCTATGCTTATGGCTGATGCGGCCATAGCGCAGGTTAATGAAGACGACGAAATTATTGTAACAGCGCGTCGTCAAGCAGAGACGCTTATTGAAGTTCCCGTTGCGGTTGCAGCCTTCAATGAGGCTGCCATTGAAGATCTTGGCCTTCGCAGTGTCGATGATGTTGCGCGCCATACGGCTGGTTTTTCATTCTCCCAAGCGTTTGGTCGGACCACTGAGCGCCCTGTTATTCGTGGTGCAGCAAATATTTTGGCGGGTGTACAATTCGGTGTTGAATCAGGGGCCGCATATTTCATTGACGGAGTTTATTATTCGGGTGATCTGCAAGCGCTTGATACACGCGGATTAGAACGTGTTGAGGTTATTAAAGGCGCGCAATCTGCGCTATACGGGCGTAATACTTACTCTGGTGCCGTAAACTTTATTACGAAACGTCCAAGCAAAGATGGCTTTGAAGGCTCTGCCGAGGCGTTAGTGGCAGAAGACGGCGAAGTCGAAGTCTATGGCCGTATTTCAAATTCACTGGCGGATAATCGTCTTGGGTTTTCTTTGTCGGGTCGGTATTATGAATACGGCGGTGACAGCGCATGGATAAACGCCGACGGCGGTGAACAGCTTGGTAAAGAGCAAACATTGTCATTTAACGCCGTTGTTGATGCCGACTTTAGTGATAATTTCTCTGTGTTGGCACGGCTTGGTTATGTCGAAGACCGTGACGGCGCACGCCCGTTTAGTTTAGTCGGTGCCGAAAATAATAACTGCTTTCCAGGTTACAGGTCAGGCGCTTATTACAATCCCAACCACTTAAGTTTTTTGAACCCACCGTTTGCAGGTATCTTTCCAGACTCAGTCACAACAGACAGCACATTCCAGTATTTTTGTGGCAATCTTAGCCAATTTGAAGATCAAGCCCCCGCCCAAACGTTATCAAGCGGGCCAATTCAAGGCGTTATTCGTGATATGACGTTCGGTACGCTTAAGGCCGACTATGACCTAGACAATGGCTATACGGTCATGGCGCAGGCTGGCTTCCGTGCACAAGACATTATCGCCGGGTCGGATTCTACACATCAGGTTGGAACGATGAACTTCTTCCCAATCAGCCCGTTCTTCTCTATCCCGCAGGCTGATGGTTTGTTCTATAATGCGGCTCTGTCAGAGAGCTTTGATTATTCTGGTGAATTGCGTGTGGCATCCCCAGCAGAGGCCCGCGTACGATGGTCAGCGGGTGGTTTTTATTACAAAAGCGAAGACGACCGCTTTAGCGTCAGCTTTGCCAATACGGCTCCAGATTTTATCGGCGGCCTTGGCGACACGCTAACTGTTGAGAACAAAGCCATCTTTGCTACATTGGATTTCGACGTTACAGAGCAGCTGTCCTTGTCTTTTGAGGCGCGTTATCAAGAGGAAGAAAAAGGCCTTATTGACAGAGCAGAAAGTGTCATAACTTATGACGAGGTTGCGAAATCGTCTGATTTTATTCCAAAGGCAATCATTAGCTATGACATGGCGAATGGCGCATCACTTTACGGTAGCTACGCCCATGGTGTTAAACCCGGCGGTATTAATGGCCCGATTGGTATTCCAACCAATAACGAAAGCTATCTACCCGAAGAAAGTGATAGTTTTGAAATCGGATTTAAAACGCGCACTGGGGATGGCAAAGGCCAGATTACACTGGCGGCGTTCTTTAATGATATTTCACAATATCAACTGACGACGCCTGTGGCCGTGGCAGGGTCTACAGCTGTAAATTCCGTGGCGACCAACCAGGGTAATGCTGAGATTATGGGCTTTGAATTTGAAGGGTTCTATGACCTGACAGATAATCTGACCCTTGGCGGTACTTATGCTTATACCGATGCGGAATTCACATCGGGCTGTGATGACTTCCAGTTCACGCTTAATTCGGGTGGTTATCTGATCTCGCCATTTGATCAAAGCAACCCGCCGAGTGTTGGGACAATTCGCGGCTCTGCGGACCCAAATAACCCAACATTTGATCCTGATGGCTTATTCACGGGCAATTTAAGCTGTTCGATTGCTGGTAACAAAATTCCAATGACGTCAGAGCATCAGGCGAGCATTTATTCACGCTTTGAAATGCCCGTGAACGACACAATGAATTTCTTTACAAATGCAGATTTGACCTATGAAAGCTCTAAGTTCATTCAAGTTCATAACGGCATGGAAACTGGCGGCGCGACATTGTTGGGAGCTCAGATTGGTGTGAAATTTGATAGTGGCTTACGGATGGAAATTTTTGGTCGCAACATCTTAAACGAACGTACACCTCCGATTGCGACACGTTGGTTTGACTTCTTTGAAGGCTTTAGCACTATCAGTGCGTCTACGCCTGGCGCCACGTCGGTTGACCGTAACCCAACTGGACCGCGCGGCACGTTTATTTCCTACCGCCGCGGTAGCCAGTTTGGCGTCCGTGTAAAAGCGGACTTCTAA
- a CDS encoding VOC family protein, with product MKAILKFGATTFFAVLLSSCGANAPDKDAANDTTTSIAAPDAAMQKFPTDLRRTSLIVSSIDESLKLYRDVLGFQVNYDTEVTMSGKSLPAGEPGAKARLVLLSTNDSWVGWIGMLEWLDPKLETPSEPRRRLGIGDAVLVFNTENVDEHCAAAAKLEGIHMTNPGSETTYPGRNGAPPIVVRTCYLFDRDGYFMELNKILDRESYQ from the coding sequence ATGAAAGCAATTTTGAAATTTGGAGCAACCACTTTCTTCGCGGTTTTATTATCGTCTTGTGGTGCAAATGCGCCTGACAAGGACGCAGCTAATGATACAACAACCTCGATTGCGGCCCCAGATGCGGCAATGCAGAAATTTCCGACAGACCTTCGCCGTACTTCGCTAATCGTGTCTAGCATTGACGAAAGCCTCAAGCTCTACCGCGATGTTTTGGGTTTTCAGGTTAATTACGATACTGAAGTTACAATGAGCGGGAAGTCTTTGCCCGCTGGCGAACCAGGGGCCAAAGCCCGCCTCGTGTTACTCAGCACCAATGATAGTTGGGTCGGCTGGATTGGTATGCTGGAGTGGTTAGACCCAAAATTGGAAACACCAAGCGAACCTCGCCGTCGTCTTGGTATTGGGGATGCGGTCTTAGTATTTAATACTGAAAACGTTGATGAACATTGTGCTGCGGCTGCGAAATTGGAAGGTATCCATATGACGAACCCCGGCAGCGAAACAACCTATCCAGGACGTAACGGCGCACCGCCCATTGTTGTGCGTACATGTTACCTATTTGACCGTGACGGATACTTTATGGAACTGAATAAGATACTTGACCGTGAAAGCTACCAATAA
- a CDS encoding chromophore lyase CpcT/CpeT — protein MRLTALLIASSVLSSCAGMSDNNTPSTSEQFAVIFDKTFETAKDSDGSIIRDRRMRIKSDALTGVWFYSQMNTGEDFKLYRQRVYNFVERDDGQGLVQKAYGLNDPERYADVWERPELLAQLTQDDFKPTFNAGCDPQWTQGSNGDWSGYVDPQTCVIDSKRRNMQIRIESESFLSADLYQTTERGYDIDMNFLWGSKPGEMNTRFVTQP, from the coding sequence ATGCGCCTAACAGCTCTTCTTATCGCGTCATCAGTATTGTCATCTTGCGCGGGTATGTCTGACAACAATACGCCGTCAACATCAGAGCAATTTGCAGTAATTTTTGATAAGACTTTTGAGACAGCAAAAGATAGCGATGGATCCATTATTCGAGACAGACGAATGCGTATAAAATCCGACGCTTTAACGGGCGTGTGGTTCTATAGCCAAATGAATACGGGCGAGGATTTTAAACTCTATCGTCAACGCGTCTATAATTTCGTCGAACGTGATGACGGGCAGGGGTTGGTGCAAAAGGCTTATGGTCTTAACGACCCTGAACGTTATGCAGATGTCTGGGAGCGGCCTGAATTGCTTGCTCAACTCACGCAAGACGATTTCAAGCCGACGTTTAATGCTGGGTGTGACCCGCAATGGACACAGGGAAGCAATGGCGACTGGTCAGGGTATGTTGACCCACAAACATGCGTTATCGATTCTAAGCGCCGAAATATGCAAATACGCATTGAGTCTGAGAGTTTTTTGTCCGCAGATTTATACCAAACAACAGAGCGTGGTTATGACATTGATATGAACTTCTTATGGGGCTCGAAACCGGGTGAAATGAACACGCGATTCGTTACTCAACCCTAG
- a CDS encoding zinc-binding dehydrogenase: MKQIVLKHSIESAPKAKDFTAIDVARPECPDGGVLVKVKFISIDPYVGHLLNKGHMHQKPPIPMKGKIPSGIVGEVIESDTPKVKKGDHIHATDGWWAEFNTFFDNEFTVVDAKAAPLSTYAGVLGMPGLTAWSGVTQLARVHDGDVFAVNAAAGPVGGTAGQIARMRGAKTVIGIAGGPEKCKMVQDVYGFDACVDYKSKNWKDDYKAAVPDGVSVHYENVGADQLAFAMQNLNLYGRVVLCGLAAHYHSSEPAMTLIGPIVGKRATVHGLVVYDFYPRWEEFRAEVAPWVKSGKVTITEDRVEGLDNAGALMEKLMTGKNVGKCIVAL; encoded by the coding sequence ATGAAACAAATCGTCCTAAAACATAGTATTGAGTCCGCTCCAAAAGCCAAGGATTTCACGGCCATAGATGTTGCTAGACCCGAATGCCCCGACGGCGGCGTGTTGGTGAAGGTCAAATTCATTTCTATTGATCCCTATGTTGGCCATCTGCTGAATAAAGGGCATATGCACCAAAAACCACCGATACCCATGAAAGGGAAAATTCCCAGCGGCATCGTCGGCGAAGTTATTGAAAGCGATACACCCAAAGTCAAAAAAGGCGACCACATCCACGCAACAGATGGATGGTGGGCCGAGTTTAACACGTTTTTTGATAATGAATTTACTGTGGTAGACGCCAAAGCAGCCCCCCTAAGCACCTATGCCGGCGTTCTAGGTATGCCTGGGTTAACTGCATGGTCTGGCGTCACGCAGCTTGCCCGTGTTCATGACGGTGATGTTTTCGCGGTCAATGCTGCAGCTGGCCCTGTAGGCGGTACGGCAGGACAAATCGCGCGTATGAGAGGCGCGAAGACCGTGATTGGCATCGCGGGCGGGCCAGAGAAATGCAAAATGGTCCAGGACGTTTACGGCTTTGACGCTTGCGTTGATTACAAATCAAAAAATTGGAAAGATGATTACAAAGCTGCCGTTCCAGACGGCGTATCAGTCCATTACGAGAATGTCGGCGCAGACCAATTGGCTTTTGCCATGCAAAACCTCAATCTTTACGGCCGTGTCGTGCTTTGCGGTTTGGCTGCCCACTACCACAGTTCTGAACCTGCCATGACTCTCATCGGGCCAATTGTTGGCAAGCGGGCAACTGTCCACGGCCTTGTTGTCTATGACTTTTATCCCCGCTGGGAAGAATTTCGCGCCGAAGTCGCGCCTTGGGTTAAATCTGGCAAAGTGACAATTACTGAGGACCGTGTTGAGGGTTTAGATAACGCGGGCGCGCTTATGGAAAAACTGATGACTGGCAAAAATGTCGGCAAATGTATTGTCGCGCTTTAG
- a CDS encoding VOC family protein: protein MTVANIAASRALYCDWLDYRCVEEGVITKDLAQSWDAPKTAGCRYVLLQPASNREIYIRLIEQAAVPSYKPLRSYGWAAIEICNQDTLTVNERMERSPFKIIGPPKELDGLPAIFPMQVQGPDDEIVYLTEIRDDLAEYDLPRAQSLIDSLFILVLACSDMEATGAWMQKHLLIEKGRSIELIYSMINNAFNLPADTKHTIATLKHERDVFLEIDQYPDGTITRPTHDGMLPPCAAIASFHHPDFEAVMAANDGLWITPPTRRDGIMYKSKRVGTLRDPDGTLIEMIEA from the coding sequence TTGACGGTTGCAAATATTGCGGCCTCTCGCGCCTTATATTGCGACTGGCTCGATTATCGATGTGTTGAAGAAGGCGTAATTACCAAAGATTTGGCACAGAGTTGGGACGCACCTAAAACGGCGGGCTGTCGCTATGTCTTGCTACAACCCGCCTCTAACCGCGAAATCTATATTCGCCTGATTGAACAAGCCGCGGTACCGAGTTATAAGCCCCTGCGCAGTTACGGGTGGGCGGCTATTGAAATTTGCAATCAAGATACGCTGACGGTCAATGAACGCATGGAGCGCTCACCATTTAAAATTATCGGGCCACCCAAAGAACTTGACGGTTTGCCCGCCATTTTTCCTATGCAAGTTCAAGGGCCTGATGATGAGATTGTCTATTTGACTGAAATTCGTGATGACCTTGCAGAATATGATCTTCCCCGCGCTCAAAGCCTGATTGACAGCTTATTCATTCTTGTCCTTGCCTGTTCTGACATGGAAGCCACAGGGGCATGGATGCAAAAGCACTTGTTGATTGAAAAAGGCCGTAGCATCGAATTGATTTATTCGATGATCAACAATGCGTTTAATTTGCCCGCGGATACAAAACACACAATCGCGACCTTAAAGCATGAACGCGACGTCTTCTTGGAAATCGACCAATATCCCGACGGCACAATCACCCGTCCAACACATGACGGTATGCTGCCACCTTGCGCCGCAATTGCGTCCTTTCATCATCCTGATTTTGAAGCTGTTATGGCCGCAAATGACGGGCTATGGATTACACCGCCAACGCGGCGCGACGGGATAATGTATAAAAGCAAACGCGTTGGCACGCTCCGTGATCCCGACGGCACTTTAATCGAAATGATAGAGGCTTAA
- a CDS encoding FAD-binding oxidoreductase has translation MNKRLSDDDMKSLTQVLGAAGLSDEKAKRELFSQDIWSVGETADFVISPHNTEQLSEAVKIASRGKVRLNPRGGGMSYTNGYTPSKDKTGILDFSKMDKILEINADDMYVTVQAGVTWMALYEALKPLGLRTPFWGPLSGFSSTIGGGLSQNNAFFGAGTHGPSTDSVTSLTVVLADGTIVKTGTAASPRGKPFWRQYGPDLTGLFLSDAGALAYKAEATFRLIPLPAHEGYASFEFDTSDGWVRSQMEMGRLGLACELFGFDPNLQAVRMKRASFAADVKSLTNVITKQKGGILKGLKEGAKVAMAGRGYMDNVAYSVHFMVEGHSDAEVAAKVKTLKDIAVRHGGSEIENSIPKIMRANPFGPLNNILGPQGERWVPIHGIVGMGDGAECLAEIEALFASMEDGFNTHEITTGYLLTTLSTNGFLIEPVFIWPEEIHPIHEITVEPSVLKRIKRFETNPDATDFVKQARQGILDIFSKYGAAHFQIGRTYPYAKNMSPETFEVLKMIKAGLDPDGVINSGALGLD, from the coding sequence ATGAACAAGCGCTTATCTGACGATGATATGAAAAGCCTAACACAAGTTTTGGGAGCAGCAGGGCTGTCTGATGAAAAAGCCAAACGCGAATTGTTCAGTCAAGATATTTGGTCAGTCGGTGAAACCGCAGACTTTGTTATCAGCCCCCATAATACAGAGCAATTGTCAGAGGCGGTGAAGATTGCCTCTCGCGGCAAAGTGCGCTTGAATCCGCGCGGTGGCGGAATGTCCTATACCAATGGTTATACACCATCAAAGGATAAGACGGGTATTTTGGATTTTTCCAAAATGGATAAGATTCTCGAGATCAACGCTGACGATATGTATGTCACCGTTCAAGCTGGGGTCACATGGATGGCTCTTTATGAGGCGCTGAAGCCACTCGGCCTTCGTACGCCGTTTTGGGGACCGTTATCGGGGTTTAGTTCAACGATTGGTGGCGGGCTTTCCCAAAACAATGCATTCTTCGGCGCAGGCACACACGGCCCGTCGACCGACAGCGTAACCTCACTAACCGTTGTCTTAGCTGACGGCACAATCGTGAAAACAGGCACAGCGGCCAGCCCAAGGGGCAAACCCTTTTGGCGGCAATACGGCCCTGATTTAACAGGATTATTCCTCTCTGATGCTGGCGCGCTGGCCTATAAAGCAGAGGCTACCTTTCGCTTAATTCCCCTACCCGCGCATGAAGGTTACGCAAGTTTTGAATTTGATACATCAGACGGTTGGGTGCGGTCGCAAATGGAAATGGGGCGTCTTGGCTTGGCCTGTGAGTTATTTGGCTTTGACCCTAATCTGCAGGCCGTGCGCATGAAACGCGCTAGTTTTGCCGCCGATGTTAAAAGCCTGACCAATGTCATTACGAAACAAAAAGGCGGTATCCTTAAAGGCCTAAAAGAGGGCGCCAAAGTCGCTATGGCTGGACGCGGTTATATGGATAATGTCGCCTATTCTGTGCATTTCATGGTCGAAGGGCATTCGGACGCAGAAGTCGCTGCTAAAGTGAAAACCCTGAAAGACATAGCGGTCCGTCATGGCGGCAGCGAAATTGAAAACTCTATTCCAAAAATTATGCGCGCCAATCCCTTTGGCCCGCTGAACAATATTTTAGGGCCGCAGGGAGAGCGCTGGGTTCCTATACACGGCATTGTCGGCATGGGTGACGGTGCCGAATGCTTGGCTGAAATTGAAGCATTATTTGCATCGATGGAAGATGGATTTAACACGCATGAAATCACAACAGGATATCTGCTCACGACCCTGTCAACCAATGGGTTTCTCATAGAACCTGTGTTTATCTGGCCCGAGGAAATCCATCCCATCCACGAAATCACGGTTGAGCCATCGGTCCTGAAACGGATCAAACGGTTTGAGACAAACCCAGACGCCACAGATTTCGTTAAACAAGCCCGCCAAGGCATTTTGGATATATTTTCAAAATACGGCGCAGCGCATTTCCAAATCGGGCGCACATATCCCTATGCGAAGAACATGAGTCCAGAGACCTTTGAGGTTCTTAAAATGATTAAAGCAGGTCTTGACCCCGACGGTGTTATTAACTCTGGCGCTTTGGGATTGGACTAA
- a CDS encoding TonB-dependent receptor produces the protein MHTTRKRLISTSSLLSIIGVGALLAMPTVAQAQIDEIVTTAQRRTDTVQNVPVAVTVISAEDLETKQISGTLDLQKTVPNLNLATNTGTANAARIFLRGIGEDESRGAVEPAIGTYVDGVYYGRLVGSLFDLVDLEQIEVLRGPQGTLYGRNSNGGAIKITTVKPQDETSFSGKITVGNYERLDIKGTANLAVTDNTAVRISGLMKSRDGFFDINPSGAAANEALEGVGKVDTLALRGMLSHDFGNGWDVLLTGDMTNDDSDPIPASIVDSLDRDGNIFTVEPAPGANCATGTTAPAGPFQFTRPVGCFNGHSNETRSRGLAATINGDLGGYALQTITSYRTLNDDLSSHIGFPFAQETDQDQFSQEITLSSNLEGPFNYVVGAFYFKEDLQLDTAFVFPFTLTSESESIAFFGQGEYAVTDRATVTAGVRYTDESRDFFGQNLSSGLSNTADQSFDNLSYTAKLDYDVTDDIMVYGSYSTGFKGAGFSPDCFGPTGCFLPVQEEEVKTIELGFRSQFMGDTLRFNGTYFNNQYDNLQIAATVPGLGFTRFNVDETEIQGFEFDMLWQPVENFEIAANLGLLDGEYQQLTLDQATALTNSGVPCVGGVPTVECALGLGLKNAPDYKANVAATYTLPLTSGDLSFSGDVSFEDDSFNLVANSPASALSEIPTLVNARIAYRPDDSYWNIALWAKNLTDEEYFRAGTATGNAVYAAEPATYGVDIGFNF, from the coding sequence ATGCACACAACACGTAAAAGACTAATTTCAACTTCATCACTTCTATCCATTATTGGTGTCGGCGCTTTGCTGGCAATGCCAACAGTCGCGCAAGCGCAAATCGACGAAATCGTTACGACGGCGCAACGTCGGACCGATACGGTTCAAAATGTACCCGTTGCCGTGACAGTGATTTCCGCAGAAGACTTAGAGACAAAGCAAATTAGCGGTACTCTTGATTTGCAGAAAACTGTCCCCAATCTAAATTTGGCAACAAATACAGGCACGGCGAACGCGGCGCGCATCTTTTTACGCGGTATTGGCGAGGACGAAAGCCGAGGTGCTGTAGAGCCAGCTATTGGTACATATGTTGACGGAGTTTATTACGGACGTCTTGTTGGATCATTGTTTGATCTGGTTGATCTTGAGCAAATTGAAGTTCTACGGGGTCCGCAAGGCACGCTTTATGGTCGAAACAGTAATGGTGGTGCGATTAAAATCACAACCGTAAAGCCGCAAGACGAGACATCCTTTAGCGGTAAAATCACTGTCGGTAATTATGAAAGGCTCGACATCAAAGGAACAGCAAACCTTGCCGTTACCGATAATACGGCTGTGCGTATTTCAGGTCTGATGAAGTCGCGTGACGGGTTTTTTGATATTAATCCGTCAGGTGCTGCGGCAAACGAAGCGTTAGAGGGCGTCGGTAAGGTCGATACTTTGGCGTTGAGGGGTATGCTTAGTCATGATTTTGGTAATGGATGGGATGTCCTTTTGACGGGTGATATGACCAATGATGATTCTGATCCTATCCCGGCGTCCATCGTTGATAGTCTTGATCGGGACGGCAATATTTTCACGGTAGAGCCTGCCCCCGGCGCAAATTGCGCAACAGGCACAACAGCGCCAGCCGGTCCGTTCCAGTTCACCCGACCCGTTGGTTGCTTTAATGGTCACAGTAACGAGACACGGTCACGCGGTCTAGCTGCAACGATTAATGGCGACCTTGGTGGATATGCATTGCAGACCATTACGTCCTACCGCACACTTAATGACGATTTAAGTTCACATATTGGTTTCCCGTTTGCACAAGAAACTGATCAGGACCAATTCAGCCAAGAGATCACGCTTAGCTCTAATTTGGAGGGGCCATTTAACTATGTCGTTGGGGCCTTCTATTTTAAAGAAGACCTACAACTTGATACGGCTTTTGTGTTCCCATTCACTTTGACGTCTGAATCAGAGAGCATTGCCTTCTTTGGTCAGGGTGAATACGCCGTAACAGACCGCGCAACAGTGACCGCTGGTGTGCGTTATACAGATGAAAGCCGTGACTTCTTTGGTCAAAATCTATCATCGGGCCTTAGCAATACAGCCGACCAAAGCTTTGACAACCTAAGCTACACGGCCAAGCTTGATTATGATGTGACAGATGACATCATGGTCTACGGGTCTTATTCGACAGGGTTTAAGGGTGCAGGCTTCTCGCCAGATTGTTTCGGTCCCACCGGTTGTTTCTTACCCGTTCAAGAGGAAGAGGTGAAAACGATTGAACTGGGTTTCCGGTCGCAATTTATGGGCGATACGCTGCGGTTCAATGGTACATATTTTAACAATCAATATGATAATTTGCAGATTGCTGCGACCGTTCCGGGACTTGGCTTCACACGCTTTAACGTGGACGAAACTGAAATTCAGGGTTTTGAGTTTGATATGTTGTGGCAGCCTGTTGAGAATTTCGAGATTGCCGCCAATCTTGGGCTTCTTGACGGGGAATATCAGCAGCTAACCCTCGATCAAGCGACGGCGCTTACTAATAGTGGCGTTCCTTGCGTTGGCGGCGTTCCGACCGTTGAATGTGCTTTGGGACTGGGCCTTAAAAACGCCCCTGATTACAAAGCGAATGTAGCCGCGACATATACTCTGCCGCTCACCTCTGGTGACCTCTCATTCTCTGGCGACGTTAGTTTTGAAGATGATAGCTTTAACCTTGTTGCTAACTCGCCAGCCAGTGCGTTGTCTGAAATTCCGACTTTGGTCAATGCACGCATCGCTTATCGTCCAGATGATAGCTATTGGAATATCGCCCTTTGGGCCAAAAACTTGACGGATGAGGAATATTTCCGGGCTGGTACAGCCACTGGCAATGCCGTTTATGCGGCTGAACCCGCCACTTACGGCGTTGATATCGGCTTTAATTTCTAA